The genomic interval CCCGAAGCTTTCGTGCAGCCAGCGGAAACCGGGCGCATGTTCGCGCTCGTACACCGCTTCATAGCTCTTGCCATGGTCCTTGAAGGCCCACATCTGGCGCCAGAGCGCTTCGCTATTGGTCGTGACCATGCCGCCCTCGCCGCCGGTGGTCATGATCTTGTCCTGGCAAAAACTCCAGGCGCCGACATGACCAATGGAACCGAGCATGCGGCCTTTGTACATCGCACCATGGGCCTGCGCGCAATCCTCGATGACCTGGAAGCCGTGCTCCGCGGCCAGGGCCATGATCGGATCCATGTCGCAGGGCCAGCCCGCCAGGTGGACGCAAATGACCGCCTTGGTATTGGGCGTGATGACCTTGGCGATCGTGGCGGCCGACAGGTTGCCGCTGTCGGCTTCCACATCGGCGAACACCGGTGTCGCGCCCGCGTTGGCGACGCAGGAAATGCTGGCGATGAAGGTGCGCGGGGTGACCACGACTTCGTCGCCCGGACCGATGTTCATCGCTGTCAGGGCGACGTCCAGCGCCAGCGTTCCATTGGCGACCGCAACGGCGTGCGCCGTGCCGCACCAAGCGGCGAATTCCTTTTCGAACTGGCGGGTTTCAAGGCCGGTCCAGTAGTTGACTTTGTTCGACAGCAGGACTTGATGGACTGCGGAAGCTTCCTCGTCCGTGAAGCTGGGCCAAGGGGAAAACTGAGTATTGAGCATGTGAACCTGATCTATCTTTTCTGAGCTGTACTGCGTCAATCAAAACGCCATGGCACCAATCGGCCTGGCTGGATTACCAACTACGGTTACCCCATCAGGCACGGGATTCACCACGACCGCCCCGGCCCCGACCATTGCACCTGCGCCGATACGGATGCCCTGGCGCACTGCCGCGCCCACGCCGATCCAGCTGGCGGCGCCCACGTGGACATTTCCGGACAAATGCGCGCCCGGGCTGATATGCACCGCCGTGCCGAGCATGCAGTCGTGGTCGACCGTTGCGCCTGTGTTGACGATTCCGGCGTCGCCAATGCGGGAATCGATGTTCACCACCGCCCCAGCCATGACGACACACCCTGCACCAAGAACCGCATGTGGGCTGACCCAGGCGCGCGGATGAATGATGGTCGCGCACCGTCCTCCCGCGGACAGCAGAACGTCATGCTTTTCCATCCTGACCGTGCAGTTTCCGATCGCGACGATCGCGCCATCGAATTCGCCAATGCGCGCGAGCAGCTGTGCTGTATCGCCGGCCACCTCCCACGGGCCGATCCGCGTCAAGCCAGGCCAGGCATCGTCGAAGAAAACAATTCTTTCCCAGCCGGCCGCAACGGCCGTGTCGGCCACGACCTTGCCGTGACCGCTTGCTCCAAGTATCGCCAGTTGCATGGTCGTTCTTCCCCTAGTCCGCGCCGCCGGTGAAGCGCGGCATGCTGGCATCGCCTGCCGCACTGATTCCTTCGCGGATCAGCACCTTCTTCACGGTGAGCCAGAGGATTTTCATGTCGAGCCAGATCGAGCGGTTATCCACGTACCAGACGTCAAGCCTGAACTTTTCATTCCAGCTCAGGGCGTTGCGACCGTTGACTTGCGCCCAGCCGGTGATGCCTGGCCTTACCTCGTGGCGACGGGCCTGGTCCTGCGTGTACAGATCGAGGTACTCGACCAGCAAGGGCCGCGGCCCGACCAGGCTCATCTCGCCTTTGAGCACGTTCCACAATTCGGGAAGTTCGTCGATGCTGCTCGAGCGGAGAAAGCGCCCGAATCGCGTCAGCCGCACGGAATCGGGCAGAAGCTCGCCTGCTTCGTCACGCGCATCGGTCATCGTGCGGAATTTCACCATCTCGAATACCTTGCCATCGATGCCCGGGCGCTTCTGCCGGAACAGCACCGGCGAGCCCAATTTCCGGCGCAGAACCAGCGCAAACAGCGCCAGCGGCACCGCCAGGACGAGCAAGGCAGTCGCGGCAACCAGTAAGTCAAACAGCCGTTTCAATTCATTTCTCCGTCACGCAATCAGTATAAAAAGACCTCATCCGCTCCCAGTGAGCCGTCCTTTCGAAACGCTCCTGTACGACGCTGCGCGCCCGCTGCCCCATCTGCGACAGGACCTGAGGTTCGACACCCATCGCCTCCTTCATGCAGCTTGCCAGGGCGTCGGCAGAGCGAGGCGGCACAAGCCATCCGTTACTTTCAGGCGAAATCACTTCATTGCAGCCGCTGATATCCGACGCGATCGAAGGAACACCCATCGCACCGGCCTGCAGGACCACATTCGGAAAGCCTTCCCGATAACTCGGCAGGACCAGGACGTCGGCAGCGGCCAAGGCCGGACGCACATCGTTCTGGTATCCGAGGCGATGGATACGCCGGTGCGTCGATATCGCCGCAAGCGCACCCGTTTCTGCAGGCGCCGACAGGTCGACCGCACCGACGATGAGCAGGTGCGCGGACTCCGGCAGCGTACCGAATGCCTCGACGAGCTCCGCAATACCCTTGTCCCGATTGAGGCGCCCAATGAAGCAGAATACGAAGGCGCCGTCGCCGATGCCCAGGTCGCGTCGTAACACGTGCGCCTGGCCCGTGACCGCGCCGGCCTCGGGGGAAAAGAACTGCGTGTCGACCCCCGCAATGTTGCCGTGTCCGATCACCTCCAGCCGCTTGCCGGTGATGCGCGATCCCGTGAGATCCCTGCGCACGCCCTCCCCTTCAGGCACCACGCGCGTGGCACACATGCAGATCAATTTGTCGAGTGCGATGTACAACAATCGCTGCATGCCAACCGCGGTCGGGAAAAGCAGTCCGGTAAAGGTGTGCACGCGCACCGGAACGCGGCAAACCCAGGCGGCAAGCATCGTGATCAAGCCGGCTTTGGGCGTGTACGAGTGAATGACGTCCGGCCGCAGCTTGCGGATATGCGCGATCATCGCCAGCAAGGCCTTCATATCGGCCACCGGATCGATACGCCGCACCATGGGCACTTCGGCGACCGGCACGCATTCGCGCTCGCGAATCGCGTCGACCGTATCGCCAGCGCTCGTCGCCAGCGACACGTCGAAATACGCCGACAGGAAACGGGGCTGGAGACCGAGGATCGAATGCAGGGTTTCGGGGACGGTGGTCGTGATCAGCAGTTTTTTTACATTGCTGCTTGTTTTTTCGACTCGCGAAGTGTCACCTGAGGCACGTTTAACCACAAACAGGTCGCGAAAAACCCTGAGCAATATGGCCGTACGTGCATGAGTTATATGTTTCACTCACCCTACCTTTAAGCAATTGCCGGCAGCAGGAAGGACCCCATTGCAAGCGTAAGAAAGATAGGCAGAATTACCTTGGAGAAGCGGCGAAAGCGTCCTGAGGAAAACAAGATCAATCCGAGTATGACAGACATAAAAATCCAGGCCGGGTACAAGTAGCGATCCGAATAGCCGACGTAGCCGAAAGCGACAAACGGAACCATCAATACCAGATAAACTTTCAAGTTTTCTCGAATGAATATCCGCAAATTGGATTCACTAACCAACCGTGACAGTGCATACATGACTCCAAAAGCACACCAAGTAAAAAGAAGAAAGTCCAGTCGAATCCCCCCTTGGTATTCAGATTCCGCGCCATATGTCAGCATGGCGTTTAGAAACGACAGACCCAACTGTTCGGCCAAAAATACCACTATTATTTGAGTTACGCCCGAGATATACAACACGGAACCCGCGAACACGAATATTACCAAACGCCGGAAACTCAACGCCAGCAAAAAGCATGGCAGCACATACAAGCCGCTGCTGAAGTGAAAGGCGCACGCCAATGCCGAGCTAATCGCAAACCAAGTCCATTGTTTTCGCAAAAATCCTAGCGTCGCCATATATAGAAGAACCGACGCAATACCTTGGCGCAAAATATTGATATGTGAAGAAAGAAAGAAAGGCGAACATAAAAGCGCGCTAGCAATCGAATAGAAAAGGACGCTTCGATCCTGCTTCGATAATGTACTACCTTGTGTGAGTTGGGTGACATACGCCATGTAAAGAGCCCACAAGGTCAACGATATCGCCGAAAAATAGAACTCCGTCCCGAAGCCAAGGCCGGCGATCATAAGCGTGAGATATTGGAAGCCGGGCTCAAATCCTTCGTGAAGACACATGCAACCGCCGATGACACGGTATAGCTCAGCATAATTCTCAGTATCAGTACCCACATCTAAACTGCGCGCACCAATTATTTTTGCGGCCAGTACCAAAATTGACAGAAGAAGTAATGGCATCCGGATTGGCCATAGTATGCTACGCATAGAATTTCCGGAAACGATTACGGATACCAGAGACAGCTATCCGTCTTAACAACTTCAAGCACGAAAATGTAACTGCGAGCGACAATTCGATTGCCGATATATATTTCTGCTTGCGCAAACGCTTCAGCGTCTCTAACTCAGCAGCCTGCATGCTCAACAAGTTACCGCTCAAGCCTGCTTCTCCGAAAGGGGCAGCGAATCTGCTTCCTAACGGTTGGTGGATCAGGGCTGCCTCGAATCCAGAAAACAGCAGCGTCAACCAGAGCAAGTAGTCTTCCGAACGACGCTTCTCAGCATCGAAGCGCACGGGCAAGTCCTTCTTCAACATAACTGAAGACGTTGCAAAACAGTTTCGCAATAAGAGTTTTCTTGCACCGATTAATTCGATACCCTTTTTTTCAGATAATTCTGAAGCTGTTCGCTGAACCTGCGTCATCACGGACACGAGATGGCCCGAAAAGGCGACGTTCGGAATCTGCTCCATCAAGTTAAATTGAACTTCGATCTTCTTCGGATGCCAACAATCATCTGCGTCAAGAAATGCCACATATTTTGTTGCGACCTCGCTCCAGCCGTAATTTCTGGCAACTGAAGCACCACCGTTGACCGGGTTCTGTAAAACTTTTACCGACGAATGAGCGAGCGAAATTGCCGTTATCACATCGTAGGTCTGATCAGTACTTCGGTCATCGATCAAGATGATTTGCTCAGGCAATACCGTCTGTTCTAACACAGAGGTGACTGCGCGACCAATTGTGTCTACGCAGTTATAGCATGGGATCACGACCGTTATCGAAACTGTATTTTTCATCATTTGTTCGTCGCAATCCACGGAGCAGCTGTAAAGTTCCGTTGTGCCTGCAACCGGTATTCTGAGACAGCCATACTCGGTAGATTTCCTGTTGAGCTGAGATGCTCCAATGCGTTACAAATGTCTGTAGCGTTACTTTCAGCATTGAGCCTTAAGCTCACGGACTGCCCGATGTCATCGAGAAAGTCGCTGCATTTCCGGTGATACTCAAGCAGAACAAAAGGCACGCCGCTTAGATAGGCGGCTATTGCACCATGAAGCCGCACACTCACGAACCATGCACACGCTGCAATTTCCCGAAGCGATGCCTCAACACCTTGTCTATTGTTGTAACTGATAACACAATCAACCTTGGCCTCAACCAGGCGCATCTTTAACATTGATGCCAGCTTATCGTCGCCGTCGTTTGCATGGTTATTCAGACTAAAAATCTTAACGGAACAACCTATCTTCTTAGCAGTTCTAACTATCTCACTGATGAGCCGGTCGTTTACTTGAGATCGCACCGATCCAGGAAATTCACACAGCGAAACTCCCAAGACCTTGCATTCACTTCTAGCGAGAAAAATACTTCTTTCAAATCGATCAGCAGCAACGGCGCCAGCGAGATCGGCGGCAAGGACAGTGGTACTCAGCCCCATTTCGATTCCTGCCTCGTAAGACACACGGTCGCGCACGCTCAGAAATTCAAAGGCGGACAGGAAGGTCTTCATTCGGCGCTCTGCGATGAGAGAATCGAACGGTCCGATCGACACCCCCACTGCAGCAAGTCGGATCCCACCAATTTTCAACGCATGCTTGTAGAGGCGAAAGACTCCAGAGTCAGAGTTAACAAAAAGCGATCCTCCTCCGAAGACAACCATCTGGTTATGAATGATCTCTTTCAACACAACCGCAGCGCGTACCAGGCCGCCGGTTTTGGTCTTTGCACAATATAGCTCTGGCGGAAGGATCCGGGGTAATGCTGAGGGAGCGTCGAAGTCGAGCTGCGGTCCAATTACACGGGCACTAGTTCCTGGCCAATACCGCCTTGCACCGTCAACGCAGGCGTATGCGAACAAGTCGTCCCCGAAATTCTGCATGCCATAATAGCCAGCAAACGCTACCGAAAGTGGTTTGGTCATGTTACTTCTCCACATCGTATTTCGTTTATTTGTTTGCCCGTCGTTGGACCTTTACTCAGCAACTGGGATTTCAGCGCGCGGTGGATAAACGCAATCAGTATCACGTACTCGCCAAGAATAGTTGCGGCGACGCCTGCAACTGCTCCGTACTTACTAGCGAACGCTGCCGTGGTTATGGCCACAACAACGGCGGCAGCTGTGAAACAGGCCGCTCGATCTCTCATCTGACCCCTGTCCAGAAATGCCGCGCCAAAAGCGGTCGACAGGTACCTTGCGGGGACACACAGTGCAAGAAGAAGCATTAAAGACGCGGACTCGAGATAAGAATTACCAAATAACAAGGGCATGATCAATGGGCAAATAAAACCCACAAGAGCGCCCACTACGATTCCAAAGATCAACATCAGCTTGATCCCGTTTCGATAAAGGGTCACCAATGTTTGCATATCAAAATGGCGGAGCCGGTGAAATTTTGGTATCAAAAACTTTTGGTAGATTACGGTTGGAAGAAGATATGCAGCCGAGAGTACAGTAACGGACGCGGCAAACACACCCGCCTGGTGCGAACCCGATAATTGAGAAATTATGACGATCGCCGCTTGGAAATAAACCATGTAGATAAAGGGCTCGACACCATAAGGCCACGCAACATGCGCAACGGATAAAATCCTTCGCCAGATGGGCATGGCACTTCCGGCATAGTCTTTTTCGACATTCGAACGCACGGAGGCTGCAAGCTTCGAGATCGGCTTGCAACTCATAGCAACCAGCATTACCGCCACCAAAGAGTAGGCAATAGCAAAATGCATTGCGTTGACTGATGGTGCTAGCAGAATAACTACCCCAACTGCGACGAGCCTCGCGAGATGAGGGAGCGAATTCCAAACCGAAAGTTCAGTATGACGCTCAGCCAATATCAATCTCAAACTAACCAGGTCGTTTGTAGCAGACGCAACAACGATCGACCCCAACACGAGAGAAACAACCAATGAGTAGCCGCCGGCCGACAACGCCGTTGCAGCCAACACAAGAATCGTGCAGCTCACTGCTGTACTTGCGATGACGAAACTGAGGCTATCCGCTAACTTATTCGCTAAGTAACTCGGACCTTGACCAGAGACTTTAACGAGGTAGGTATGCTGGCCGAATCCAGCAAGCGGCGATATCGCAGTGACCAAGGCGAGAGCAGATGCAAACACTCCAAACTCAGCAGGCGTCAGCGCACGCGCTATCATCACTTGCGAGGAAAAGCTCGCCAATGCGCCCAGAATGGCGCCTAGCCACAAGATGACCACGGCCGCTATTGCTCTACGATTCAACAGCAGGGCAGAAAACGGCCGAGCAAAATATTTCATCACTTCTTAATACTTATAGTTGGCGTATCGATATTTACCATGGCGCATCCTGGTACCGAACCGTCGCTCAGAATGGCGCAAGTCATTGAATATCCAGCTCGATACCTTTGCGCCGACAAGCGCGACGCGTTTTTGCGTTTCTTCGATTTCCCCTACCGAGGTCACTTTGCTGCGGACAATATTGATGACCGTGCCCGCGTAAGGCGCAATGATTAAAGCATCAGTTACGGCCAATATTGGGGCAGTATCAACAACAATGAAATCATAACTATCCTCGACCGCAGCAAATACGGATGCAAGATTCGCGTGCTCAAGCAGTTCTGCAGGACGCAAGGGTAAGATTCCTGTCGAGATAAAGTCAAGATTACCCAGAACTTCGCGATGCACGGCACTTTCCAATGGGATCCTGTTAGAAAGAACGTCGGAAAGACCATTCTGACGCTCCAGACCAAAATACCTTTGCAAATATCCTCGTCGAATGTCAGCGTCAATAAGTAATACTCGTTTTCCGGTAGAGGCCAGGACCGCCGCTAAATTGACGGAGACAAAAGATTTGCCAACCCCTGGTGTGGGACCGGAAATCATCACCACCTTATTGTGAGCAGACAACATCAAAAACTGAAGAGACGTTCTGAAGCTTCGTAAACTTTCAATCGCGAGTTCAGTCGCGTCCTCTTCAGCGAGTACCGGTAGTTTGCGCGCGCTAGCCTTGATTTGTAGGCTCGTGGAGCTTTGCTGCGCGCTATGAGGGATCGCGGCGCTAACGGTCAAACCAAGATGCTGTTCGAGCTCGTGCGGATCCTCAATGCCACCGAATAGGAGTTTCCTCGCCAGAGCATACATAACGCCAAGCATCACTCCCGCGATCGCAGCGCCAGCAATAATATACGACTTCCTAGGTCGGATCGGTTCGCGGGGAATTACTGCCTCGTCCAGTACCCGCGCATTTCCAACCTTACTCGCTTTAACCAACTTCAGCTGTTGGGCGCTGTTCAGCAGAGCAGTATACAGATCCGTATTGACCTTGATGTCTCTCGTTAGCCGAACGACATCCTGCTCAATCGCTGGCATTTTTCGAATCTTCGAATTGACGGCCTCGATTTCACGGCTCAACGAGCCAATCTGCTCCTCCACTCCTCGAACAATTGGATTTGCTGGCTGATAGTGCACAAGCAATTCTTCCCGCTTCTGCCTCAATTCGCTTAGTTTGACTTGATTCGCGACTGACTGCTGAAGGATGGATTTCGCTTCTTCCGATAGGTCCACCGTACCACGGCTGTTTCTTAGCTCGTTATATTTCGTTTCTGCCGACTCTAAACTCTCCTTCATACGAGGGAGTTGAGCCTCTAGAAAAGTCAGCGATTTTTGCGCCTCCTCGGACTTGCGATCAATATTTTGGCTTGTATACTCCATACCGATCTCATTCAACGTCCGCACAATAAGCTTTTGATCGACACCGTCCAAGGCGATCCCGATGATTCCGGACTGCTTTCCGCGCTCTGCGATCGAAAGTGAACGCTGCAGAGTCTCCACGGTTTCTAGCATTGGGGCACGCGATATGACGAACTGAGCGCCTGGCTGCGCAACTAGTGACGCCACAGTCAATTCGATTTGGCCAAATTCGGTCTTTGCGGACAAGGGCGCGCCAACGACGCCGATGATGGCGAGACCTCGCTTGCTCGATTCCAGCTTGTATCGGTTCACAGTCATCGCTGTGATCAGGAAGTCTTCCCCTTCCAGCGATTCAGGGACCTTGAATGCCGTTACTGTTGCGGACTCTCCGCCCCATGTATAGCCATCCAGACCTAAAAATCCAGGCTTACTAGGTGTTTCACTTCCGCGTGCAATCCAGTCACCCAACAGCGGTACGCGCTTCGGCTGCAGCGAGAGGTAGAGCTGAGCGTTTTCGACCGCGCGGCCAACAACCGTGCGTGATCGAAGGATTTCGATCTCCGCTGTTGCAGCTGACTTCATATCAAAAGCCCCAGCCAGATCCCCGAACATATTAGCTGGCGATCCTGCACTATCCTCGACCTGAATCAGCATATTCGCCTGGTATATTGGCGTCGCTACGAAGGTATAAAAGATAGCGAGTGCAACTACCAATGCGGCAACGACGATTATGCGCCCACGGTTGTCGATGATTGCATCAATATACGAAGCAATATCCAGTGCAGCATCATCACGTGTGCTCTCTGGATTTTTCAAGATAGTTGTTGAGGCTGATTGATTCATAGAGTTTTTCACCAGTGAGTAAGCAGAGCCGTCAGATCAACTCATTTTCTTAATATTTTTCGCCCATACGTCCGCGCCGATTTTGATCAGCTGCAGTGCGTGCCTGAAGCTTTCAATCCCTTCACGATATGGGTCGGGCACATCGATCTCCTGCTGCTCGCAAATCCGGAAAACCTTACCTCTCGCAGACGTGAATCGAGATTCGATCCAACGTTTCTGCTCTTTATCCATCACAAGAATTAAATCCGCTTGGGACACGTCCAGGACGCTAATTTGCCTAGCGACATGACCGCGTATGTCAATCAGCTCCTCACTCATCAACTGCACCGCATTTGGATCTGCAGATCGCCCTTCGAGAGCACCTACACCTGATGACGTGACGCGGGAACCGGGCAACTTTGCTTGTAGATAAGCCTCCGCCATCGGACTCCGGCAAATATTGCCAATACAAACCACCAGAATATTGTTCATCGGTTGATCTGCCCCACGGAGCTCGCCGCCGTCGCCGCGGTTGGCAGGATCAGGTTGACGATGCGGTTGTAGCGCGCCAGGCCGGCGGCGTCGACATACACCACGTCGCGCGGGTCGAGCTCGAAGCCTTCTGCCATGGCCAGCGCCACCGGCGAACTGGCGTCGAGGTTGTAGACCACTGGTTCGGACAGGTTGGCGCCACGGATCACGTACACCTGGCGTGCGGCGCTGCTCAGCTGGTTCAGGCCGCCGGCCTCACCCAGGGCTGCCGCCAGCGTCAGCTTGCCGTTATGCATGGTCAATGCGGCCGGGCGGTTCACTTCCCCCAGCACATACACCTTGTTCTCGTCGCGGCTGGGCACGCGTACCACGTCGCCCGAGGCCAGCATCAGACGTGTCATGTCCGCGCCCTGGCGCACGAGTTCCGGCACATTGACCGGATAGGACACGCCCTTGCGTGCCACGATCACCTGGCTCTGGTCGGCGGTCGGCAGGAAGCCACCGGCACGGCTCACGCCTTCGAACAGGGTCATCGGCACGTCGTCGATTGCCTGGCTGCCCGGGATCTTGACGTCGCCGTCGATATAGACCCGCTTGCTGCGGTAGGACAGCACGCGCAGCGTCAGGTCGGGGTTCTTGATCGACTCGATCAGGCGCTTCGACAGCAGGCTGCGTGCTTCCAGCTCGGTCATGCCGGCCACCTTGATCGGGCCGACGAAGGGAAACTGGATGATGCCCTGGCTATCGACGACAAAGGCTGCCGGCGACTGGGCGCCAGAGCTCGACAGCGCTTGGGCGCCCGTTGCGGCGATATTGAGTTCAGGGTGGTTCCACACCAGGACCGATAGCAGGTCGCCCGGCCCGATCACGTAGGGGCGGGCATCGGCGAACAGGGCTTGCACGCGCTGGTCGGCATTCTGCTGCCTGGCCGCGCGCTCGCTCTGGATCAGCTCTGGGGTGATCAGCTTGATGACGGGATCGGGCATCGGTGCGGAATGCGTGCTCGGCACGCGGTCCACGTCGATGCGCATGCCTGGCTCCATATTGGCGCAGGCAGAGACGAAAATGGGAAGTACGGCGGCGAAGCCAAGCAGCTTCATCGCCCGAAACAGGGTGACAGACATTGTTTTTCCGGTGACGCTAGGGCTAACAGAATGGAAGATATGCTGGTCTTTTTCTATGTACTACTTTCACCAGCGAACCATTGCAGAGCAAGCGACAGGAAAAGATGACTGAACCAACAAGCCGGTTATTGTACACATGCAAATTTCCACAGTCCAAGCTTTGTTGGCTATGGTTCATTCATTGCATTTCGAAAAATGGCATGCCGAGATGCTTCTGACAGGGCGCCGTGTCACATTTCAACGAATAGTGTGAAATTCCACTTTCGCGGCCGGATAGCCCTGTGATTCGTGAAAAGGCCGGTTCAATACGCTCTCCCGGCATGCAATTTGTGAAATCAGAGATATTAACGCACGGAAACAATCACACAATGTAACGGCCAGATAATTCAAAAACAATTCAATGTGTCGCATTTTTTCCAAAAACTTGGGGCGTATTCCCTCATATTAAGGAGGGAATGCGCCCCAATATTGCGGGTCCGATGGTTCCACACCGGCAGTCCCGTGTACGAGGTTGTAACGGGCGCCGCCCTCCCGCTCTTAATTAGTCCGTTTCGGCAGCCGCGTCCTTGTAGTTCTTCTCGAAGTTGAGCGCGAGCTTGTCCAGCAGCTTGGCGTTCAGTGCGTTGCCAAAATAGGTGTCGCGCGCATCGCGCACCTGTTGCG from Massilia sp. Se16.2.3 carries:
- a CDS encoding low molecular weight protein-tyrosine-phosphatase — encoded protein: MNNILVVCIGNICRSPMAEAYLQAKLPGSRVTSSGVGALEGRSADPNAVQLMSEELIDIRGHVARQISVLDVSQADLILVMDKEQKRWIESRFTSARGKVFRICEQQEIDVPDPYREGIESFRHALQLIKIGADVWAKNIKKMS
- a CDS encoding polysaccharide biosynthesis/export family protein, which translates into the protein MRIDVDRVPSTHSAPMPDPVIKLITPELIQSERAARQQNADQRVQALFADARPYVIGPGDLLSVLVWNHPELNIAATGAQALSSSGAQSPAAFVVDSQGIIQFPFVGPIKVAGMTELEARSLLSKRLIESIKNPDLTLRVLSYRSKRVYIDGDVKIPGSQAIDDVPMTLFEGVSRAGGFLPTADQSQVIVARKGVSYPVNVPELVRQGADMTRLMLASGDVVRVPSRDENKVYVLGEVNRPAALTMHNGKLTLAAALGEAGGLNQLSSAARQVYVIRGANLSEPVVYNLDASSPVALAMAEGFELDPRDVVYVDAAGLARYNRIVNLILPTAATAASSVGQINR